In the Candidatus Obscuribacterales bacterium genome, GTTGATTAACTCTAATAGATGCAGACCGCTGCGCTCGATGGTTTGCAAAGCCCTAATTTGTTCCGTATTCACTGGGCCAAATACATCGTCCTGCAAGCCCTCAGACATACCCAGAATGGCATTGAGGGGAGTACGAAGTTCGTGGCTCATGTTGGCTAAGAACTCATCCTTGAGGCGGGTGGCACGGAGCAGTTCTTGGTTACGTTCGGTGAGCTGTTGCTGAGCCAACTGGCGTTCGGTGAGTTCTTGCTGCAACTGCTCAAACAAGTGGGATTGCTGGATGGCGATCGCCAGTTGGTTGGCAATTTGCTGCAAAAGCTGGGCCTCGTCTTGATGCCAGACCCGCCGGGTATGGCAGGCATGAACTACTAGTACTCCCCACAGTTTATTCTTGCTCTCGGGAGATGCCCAGCGATGGGCTTCGGAATCGTGCAGTTCTTGGAGAATGGGGGCAACAATTTTGGACTGAATCTGTCCGGTCTGGGAATAGTCCACCAAACAACCTGTCCAGATATCGTCCATCACGTCTGGCACAATTCGGGGCTGCCCCTGCCAGTAGTGTTCTAGAATCTCTGGAGACCAGATTTCATCCTCCCAGTGCATAGATTTGAGGCGGGGTAAGTTGGGGGCGACGGCTTCTTCGACGATGTGGCTGTGGCCATCGTGGCAAACCTGAAACACGATCACCCGATCGCTGTGCAAAATCTCCTGCACCTGCTGGGTGGCAATCGCCAAGATTTCTTGTAGATCGAGAGACTGTCGGATCTGTTGCAGAATCAGCTCTAGGGCCGTTTGCTGCCGTAGTTGCTGAATGACTTTGGTCTCTGCCCTTTGGCGTTCCTGCAATTCGGTCTGGAGCTGTTCGTAGAGAATGGCCTGCTGGATGGCGATCGCCAACTGGTTGGCCAGTTGATGCCCTAGGGCAATTTCCGGCTGCTGCCAATAGCGGGGCCCATCACACTGATGAACACACAGCAGCCCCCACAACTGATCGTTGCAGAGCAAGGGCATGACCAAGTTGGCCCGCACCTGAAACTCGCTCAAAATGTCGGTATGGCAGGTCTCTAAGCCATTCCGGTAGATGTCGTCTACGACGTAGTAGCGCCCTTGGGCATAGAGGTTGGCATAGTTTTCACCAAAGCAGTGGTCATGCACCCGCATGGCCACCACGGAAGGGAAGCCATTCATCACCGACTCCGCCACAAATTCGCCGTTGTTGTAGCCAGAGTTGGGGTCAAGCTTGAAAATGCCCACCCGATCGGCTTGCAGGCAGGTGCGAATTTCCTGACAGGCGGTGTCAAAAATAGTCTGTAGGTCGAGGGA is a window encoding:
- a CDS encoding GAF domain-containing protein, whose translation is DGRYLYLNSSHAALFGYQTTEELIGQSWRVIYSPEELERFDQDILPVLYEQMSWQGEVIATRKDGTTFPEQLSLTIAADNLLICVCEDISDRKQAEDALRESEEKFRQLAEVVDAVFWILHLNRTDRVYVSPAYERIWGRPCVELYVTPDAWVEMIHAGDRERVLAAIPKQIQGTFDEEYRIIRPDGTQRWIHDRAFPIRNAQGEIYRLAGIAEDITERKYSEEIIRQQAARETVLREISQRIRQSLDLQTIFDTACQEIRTCLQADRVGIFKLDPNSGYNNGEFVAESVMNGFPSVVAMRVHDHCFGENYANLYAQGRYYVVDDIYRNGLETCHTDILSEFQVRANLVMPLLCNDQLWGLLCVHQCDGPRYWQQPEIALGHQLANQLAIAIQQAILYEQLQTELQERQRAETKVIQQLRQQTALELILQQIRQSLDLQEILAIATQQVQEILHSDRVIVFQVCHDGHSHIVEEAVAPNLPRLKSMHWEDEIWSPEILEHYWQGQPRIVPDVMDDIWTGCLVDYSQTGQIQSKIVAPILQELHDSEAHRWASPESKNKLWGVLVVHACHTRRVWHQDEAQLLQQIANQLAIAIQQSHLFEQLQQELTERQLAQQQLTERNQELLRATRLKDEFLANMSHELRTPLNAILGMSEGLQDDVFGPVNTEQIRALQTIERSGLHLLELIN